In Primulina eburnea isolate SZY01 chromosome 3, ASM2296580v1, whole genome shotgun sequence, one DNA window encodes the following:
- the LOC140827225 gene encoding uncharacterized mitochondrial protein AtMg00860-like, with protein sequence MRPASYDEAIACAFQAEHALWIIYVEMQQKRHQAQTSSQPQKRVAFVCHIVSRDGIEVDPSKVESVRDWPVPKSVTKIRSFLGLDGYYKNFIQRFSFIAVPLIALTKKNVQFFWGSECQESFDRLKQASTTVPVLAMP encoded by the exons ATGAGACCTGCGAGTTATGATGAGGCAATCGCTTGTGCTTTTCAGGCGGAGCATGCCCTATGGATTATTTATGTCGAGATGCAGCAGAAGAGGCATCAGGCCCAGACTAGTTCTCAGCCGCAGAAGAG AGTGGCATTCGTGTGCCACATTGTATCTCGAGATGGTATTGAGGTCGACCCCAGTAAGGTCGAGTCAGTCAGAGATTGGCCAGTGCCAAAGAGCGTGACAAAAATACGTAGCTTCTTGGGATTGGATGGATACTACAAGAATTTCATTCAGAGATTCTCTTTCATTGCGGTTCCTTTGATCgcattgacgaagaagaatgtcCAGTTTTTTTGGGGATCCGAGTGTCAGGAGAGCTTCGACAGACTGAAGCAAGCATCGACCACTGTGCCAGTTCTAGCTATGCCATAA